AAACCTGGCTTAACAGTAGCCGGGAATTCTAAAGTTCCTGCTTTTTTCAGCTGTTCGAAGGTGATGCCGAGCGGGGCAATCGCTGCTTCTACTTCTTGTTCGATTGTAAAAGGATACAAATCCTTATGGCCCATTGCGTCAGCAATTCCCTTCAGCATATCCAGCGTGTTTTTTGTGTCATACATCGGCTTGATGACGGGCTGGCGAAGGGCAAGCTGTGGGTTATCATGCGAAATATGGCCTGATACAGCTTGAGGATGCTCCAATCTTTCCAGATAATAATGTTCAGGCAGGATATAATCAGCGGCATAGTAGCTTGTTTCGTTCCAGTCAATGTTGATGGAAACGACCAGCTCTGCGTCCTTGATCTTTTTTTGCTCCTCGGGATCCGGCGCGGTCCTGAGGGGGTTATAGTTGCAAATGAATACAGCCTTAGCCAGGCCTTGTTGAACAAGCTGTGGCGTAATTTGGGCGATTCCCCTTGATGGTTCAACTGTTCGGTACTTTCCAGTCACACCTGCTCCGTCGATACGAGCACCTTTTTCAGGCATGTTTTCAATTGAAGGCAAGTCAAGATGTCCCAGCTGCAGGCTGGCAGATGGCATTAAGCCGCCTTTTTCATAAAAGTTGCCGACAAGCGCATTCAGGATAATCCCCATTTGGGCCGTTTGAGTGCTGTTCACATAATGGGAATGAAGTCCGTGCCAGCCTGGTTCGATGAAGGCCTGAGGTGCGTATTTTGCATAGTCCCTGGCAATTTCCCGAATTTTATCAGCTTTTATACCGGTGATTGGCTCTGCCCATTCTGGTGTGTATTCCTTGTTCATGCGTTTGAATTCACTGAAGCCATCAACGAATTGTTGGACAAAGGTCTTATTGTAGAGGTTTTCTGATATTAAGACATTGGCCATCGAAAGACGGAAGGCAAGGTCCGTACCCGGTCTGATTGGAATCCATTCATCAGCGATTTTCGCAATTTCTGAAAAGCGCGGATCGATGACGATCAGCTTTGCGCCTTTTTCCTTTGCCTGGGTAATGTGGTTCATTCCATTCGGGATGATTCCACCGGCGAAGTTCCTTCCTTCAAATATCATGTACTTAGCATTTTTATGGTCACCGTTAAGGGAGGTACCGGTCATTTGCAGCCATGCGTTTGTTTTAGCGTTGAAGCATGTTGAATACTGTGTGGTGAAGTTCGGCGAGCCAATGGTGTCAAACAAGCGGTCCACGTACGACTTACGGTGGGTACCGTGCTCAAGCCACAAGACAGAATTACCGGTATATTGCTTAACGATGCTTTCAAGTTTTTCGCCGATTTCCTTGAATGCCTGGTTCCAGCTGATTGGTTCGAATTTCCCTTCTCCAACACGTTTCATTGGTCCAGTCACTCTGTCTTTTGAGTACAGGTAAGCTGCCATTCCGTGGCCTCTTGCGCAAATTCTGCCGCTGGATTTCAAATGGATAGGGTGTCCTTCGACCTTCCATACCCGGTCGTTCTTCACATGGGCAATTATTCCGCAATAGCTTGTGCAACCGTGGCAGAAGGTTGGTACCTTCTTCACGCTTTCTTCGGTGGCAGCTTTCTTGAACTCACTGAAGCCGAAATAGGCTGGCACCGAGCCTGCTGCGACAACCGTTGCTGAAGCTTTTAAAAATGTACGGCGTGATAAATTTGTCATCTCTTCGTACTCCTTTCTCTCACAAGCTGTTAACCGCAGCTGGCGGCTCCAGTTTCTGTCTCGAGTTTTGTGTTTAGCTGTTTCAAAGGATAATCCTTAACCTTCTCGTTGGTAATTGGAAGGATACCATTGATTTCCGCATTGGATGTCCATACTCTCATGCCATCTTTCATGGCATAGGCTTCATATCCCAGCATATTGAGAATCCGTGCAGCTTTACTGGACATGGTGCCGTCATGGTCAATGAGGACAATCTTTTTCTCAGGAGACAATTTCTTAAGCTGTTCAAGCTCTGCCAGCGATTCATAGGCGATATTGATTGCACCAGGAATATGGCCTGCTACATATTCATTTGAAGGCCTTAGATCGACTAATAAGAGACCATTCGACTTATTTTTAATAGATTCCTGGATAGCCGCGGGTTTCATGATCGGTGGAAGTCCGGTTTTCAGATAGTCATCAGCACTTCCTAAAATAGCTGCGGTTTCGTCGGAATACTTCTTGGTTGCAGGAGCTGGGAGCTTATGGTTACCGGCTTTCGTTTCGGTTGCCTCCACTTCATAATCGAAAGTTTTTTGTGGAAGGGGAGTTCCCAAATCCGCATCACTAGTCCAGCCGCCCATCCCGTTTACCATTGGAACAGCGTCATATCCGAGCATATTCCAAAGGGCTGCTGTCTGACTTGCTGTATGGCCGCTATAACAAATTACCAGGATTTTTTTATCCTTTGGCAAATTAGCGATTTGATTCGGATCGGCTGTCATACTGTATGGAATATTGACAGACCCTTCGATATGACCAGCAGCAAATGCAGCTGTATCACGGACATCGACAATGAAGTAGGATGAGTCGTAATTCAAAATCATCTTTTCGAAAATTTCCTCTGCTGTAATGGACTCTACAGGTTTTTTCAGGTAAGCAACAGCAGTTTGCTGTACGACTGAAAAAACATTGAGCTCGTCACTTTGTCCATTTACTTTCGGTTGGACTTTCGTTGAATTTTGCTCGGTACCGCATCCTCCAGTGAAAATCAGCATAGTACCGGCCAACAGGAATAATATTTTTTTTCCAAACAGCTTCAAAGCTCTCACCTCTCTGCTGGCGGATATACCGCCAAAATATTGATTTTGAATTGAATCAAACGGTGGGAATGTACACCTCCATTCTTTTGAATGCCTATACTCCTATAGGTTTCAGAATTTGTAAAAAAAAATTAAGCGCTTAAGTTATTTTTACCATCAGGGGTAAGTCTATTGCTGTGGAAATTCAGTTACTATTTTCGAGAATGGAGCAAGAAGTAAGGGGATTCACCTATAATTAATTTGAATTTTTTGCATATTTCACACTTAAAACACAATCGTGAAAATTGCGTGGAATATTTTTACGAAAAAAAAGTCCGCAGCTAGAACTGCGGACTTGGTGCTTATTAAACATAGATAAAATAACCAACAAACAAGAAACCAAGTACATACATAATAGGATGGACTTCTCTAAGCTTGCCCATGCCAAGCATCATCAATGGATAAAGGATGAAACCAAGTGCGATTCCTGTTGCGACACTGAAGGTGAGCGGCATCATGATGATTGTTACGAATGAAGGAATAATCACAGCAAGGTTGCTCCAGTTGATTTTACTGATTTCAGTTGCCATCAACGCGCCAACAATAATGAGTGCCGGAGCTGTAACTTCCGGCGTTATGACGGATAGGATCGGAGAGAAAAGCATCGCCACGCCAAAGCAAGCCGCAATGATCACGGAAGTGAAGCCGGTCCGTCCGCCAACCGCAATGCCTGCTGATGATTCAACGAATGACGCTGTTGTGGAGGTACCAAGTACAGCTCCAGCAACAGCCGAGCCTGCGTCCGCAAGAAGTGCACGGCCTGCATTGGGAATTTTATTATCCTTCATCAGACCAGCCTGGCTGGCTACCGCAATCAATGCTCCAGCAGTATCAAAGAAAGCAACAAACAAGAATGTGAAAATGACGGCAAGGACATCAGGAGAGAAAATATCTCCCAGGTGATTGAAGACGACACCAAACGTTGGTGAGATGTCAGGAACCGAACCGACGATTGCAGTAGGTTTTTCAATCAAGCCCGTGAAAATTCCAACGATTGTCGCAATCACCATTCCATAAAAGATGCCGCCACTGATTCCACGGACCATCATGATGACACTGACGATGAAGCCGAAGAGAGCCAGCAGGACAGGACCTGATGTCAGGTTGCCGATAGAGACAAAAGTCGCTTCGCTGCCAACGATGATACCCGCATTCTTCAATCCGATGAAGGCGACGAAGAAACCGATTCCCGCAGCGATTGCATGCTTAAGATCCTGCGGGATGACATTGATGATTTTTTCGCGGATCTTCAAAAGGCTGAGGATGACGAACAGGACACCTGCGATGAACACACCAGTAAGGGCGACCTCCCATTTGACTCCCATCCCGATGCTGACGGTAAAAGTGAAAAATGAATTCAAGCCCATGCTTGGAGCAATTCCAATAGGGAAGTTAGCAAGCAGGCCAATAAGAAGGGAACCGATGATGGCTGATAGAGCTGTAGCTGTAAAAACAGCCCCCTTATCCATGCCTGCCTGGCTAAGGATTAATGGATTGACGACAAGAATGTATGCCATCGATAAGAATATCGTAATACCTGCGAGTGTTTCCTGTTTATAATTTGTATTTCGTTCTGCAAACTGGAAAAAGTTTTTCATGTGTGCTGTCCTCCTGGTTGGTTTTGATGATGAAAATAAAAAAACTCCGGCAGATTTATGCTGCCGGAGTACCACAAAGGACAAATAGATGCTAAAAAGAATAGCAAATATCAATGTCCCTTGTAGTCACGCTTTTTACGGTAGCATGGTAGAAACGTCCGAGCCATATTCTCGAACATATACAAGGAAAAGATTATAGATTTAAATAATACTAGTGATAGTATCAGCATTTTACATCGAGGTCAATTGCAATTCTTAAAGTTTATCTATTTGTTTTTTTCTGATTATTAGGGAAGATGGAAGCTAGTTGGTATATCTGTTTGCCAATCTCCATGTCGCGGAATTACCGTGGGAAATCGCGGAATAACTATGGATTATCGCGGAATACACTTGTGAATTAGCGGAATAACCTTACGTTATCGCGGAATTCGAAATGTAAGTGTCCCAAAGGTGGCATGACTTTGGACAAAATCACAAGGGAAGGCCACCATTTTGTCCGAACCAGGGGTAACTTTGGACAAAATGAAAGAGAGAATCCGCCACAAGTATACTAGTCTGCCAGTTTTCAACCAAATTAGCAGTTTTTTTGATAATATTAAGAAAATACAGCTTACAACAGATAAAATTCGTTATAAACGCGAACAAAAGTCCGGAGAAATCATAGTAAATGCTGAATTACATAAGATAAGAAGCGAGGAGACATAAAATTGGCTGTTATTCAAAATGAAAAAAGATCTGAGAGATTTGAAGTGGCGTTCAACCAGATTCATCGGTGGATGCAGAGGAATTCTAGGAATGAGACGACTGATAAATTTTCAGAATTGCTGCGGATTAATTATCCGAGACATTCGATCATCCGCAAATATTATCATGACTTAAAAATGTATGGGCGACTGCGGAATTCGCTTGTGCATGACAAAATTGCGCTGGATTTTTACATAGCTGAACCGCATGAAAAAGTAGTAGAGAAAATTGAAATGATCGCCAGTCAGGTTTCAGATCCGAAGAATTCACTTGAAATCGCAACAAGACCAGTGTTTTATTTTAAAGAAGATACCAGTTTAGTTGATGTCTTGAAAATCATCCAGAAAAGGGCCTATTCCCAGTTTCCTGTCTATGATGATAATGGTTTCAAATGGTTGTTGACTTCGAATTGCATTGCCCAATGGCTTGCGAGTAATCTGCTGGAAGGGGGCAGGACGATAGAGGATGCAAAAATCAGCGACCTGGAATATCTTCATTCAAAGAGATTTGTAGAATTTGCACCGAAGAATTCTGATATATTTTCGGTAGAGGATATTTTTGAAAAGTACCATCTTGAAAACAGAAAGCTGGAAGCAGTAGTAATCACTGAAAATGGAAAAGCCTCCGAGCGGCCGATCGGGATTATCACTCCCTGGGATTTAGTTGAAATCGATGCATTGGATTAAGTGTGTGCTGACTTAGTTGAATCCTTGTATGGGTATCTGAAATCCCTTTGTTAAGGAGTTTTTGACAACTTTTTGACCGGAATATGTGAATAATAAATGAACTAAATGGCAAAACACCCCTGTTTGGAATTTAACTTACTATAATGATAGTGTAATCCAAATGGAGGTGCCAATAATGAACGTAACAACGATTATTGAATTGGAAAATCGTGAAGTTGAGAAGATGGCTGGCGCAAAATTAGTATTTATACAGGAACAGATTGATGCAAATATCGTGGAAACATGCGTTGATTGTTTTAAATATGAAGGTTCTGAAGATTGCCTGGATACGGATGATGCAATGCAAAGAGTTTTTGAGACACTAAAAGCAGATGGACTGATCCCTGAAGCAGTGGAAGATTTTTCATATGAAATGCCTTCTTGCGAGAGATTGAGAAAAGATGTTTATGAGGAACAGGACATGCCGCAAAAAGTGATTCTGAGCTTTGCAATATAAGACTTGAAAAAGGAGTTCTGTCGTGGAACTCCTTTTTTAAATTGGTTAACACTTTTTTGACCAATTTTTACTAAAAACGTGACTTTTATCAAAGAGAAGCCTGACAGAAATTTATATAATGAAGTTGACCTTAAATGAAAACGCTTTCAACTAGGGAGGTGGGAACCTGTGAAAAAAGGTGCGGACATTACCATTATTACCGGCCATTTTGGCAGCGGAAAAACAGAGATATCAATTAATCTAGCACTGGAGGCAAGGAAGACAAATGCCAGGACAGCAGTTGCTGACCTCGACATCGTTAATCCATATTACCGTGCGAGGGACGCCAGAAATATTTTTGAACAAAATGGAATTGAACTTATTGCCCCTGCTGAAAGGCTTGCAGCCGCTGATTTGCCGATTGTTCCAGGCGATATGAGCAGGGTGATCTATGACCCGGCCTATAAGCTGATCGTCGATGCTGGAGGAGATAAAGATGGAGCTACGGCACTGGGGCAATTTTACAACGATTGGAATGAGATGAAGCCCGAGGTGCTGTTCATTTTGAATGCAAACCGTCCATATGTCAGCACTCTGGAAGGGGCGGTTGAGACATTACAGAAAATTGAAAGTGCCTCCCGGCTGAAGATTACAGGAATCATCAATAACTCGAATGTGGGATCGGAGACGACACTTCAGGATGTTGAAAAGGGATTAATTTTAAGCAGGGAGCTATCAGATACTCTGGGGATTCCTTTGTTATACACGATGGTACCGCAGCATTTATCAGCCGAAAGTCTTGGAATTGAAACGGAGTCCCCAGTGAAAGTGATTACGAGGTATTTAAAATTGCCATGGGAAATTTAAAGGAGGCAAATACGGTGGAGCAGAGAGTTGTTTTTAATGAAGAGACTTGTAAATCATGCAAGCTGTGCGTGAACGCTTGTCCGACAAATGTAATTTATCTTGCTGATTACTTGAATGAAAAAGGCTACCGGCCGGCGGTTGTGACAGACCAGGAAAATTGCATCAGCTGCGGCAAGTGCGCGCAAATGTGTCCGGATTCGGTGATCACTGTTTATAGGCCAGAAAAGGTAAGGAAATCTGTATAGCAAAGGAGATATGACAATGGGGAAAGTACTTATGAAGGGTAACGAGGTTATTGCGGAAGCAGCTGTCCATGCGGGCTGCAAATATTTTTTTGGCTATCCGATCACACCGCAGAGTGAGCTCGTTGCCTATATGGCCAGAAGGCTGCCCGAGGTTGGCGGGTTATTTTTACAGGCGGAAAGTGAAGTGGCTGCAATCAATATGGTGTATGGCGCGGCCGGAACCGGTGTGCGTGTGATGACATCATCATCGAGTCCAGGATTCAGCTTGAAGCAGGAAGGAATCTCATACCTGGTTGGAG
This window of the Mesobacillus jeotgali genome carries:
- the srrA gene encoding respiratory selenite reductase catalytic subunit SrrA, producing the protein MTNLSRRTFLKASATVVAAGSVPAYFGFSEFKKAATEESVKKVPTFCHGCTSYCGIIAHVKNDRVWKVEGHPIHLKSSGRICARGHGMAAYLYSKDRVTGPMKRVGEGKFEPISWNQAFKEIGEKLESIVKQYTGNSVLWLEHGTHRKSYVDRLFDTIGSPNFTTQYSTCFNAKTNAWLQMTGTSLNGDHKNAKYMIFEGRNFAGGIIPNGMNHITQAKEKGAKLIVIDPRFSEIAKIADEWIPIRPGTDLAFRLSMANVLISENLYNKTFVQQFVDGFSEFKRMNKEYTPEWAEPITGIKADKIREIARDYAKYAPQAFIEPGWHGLHSHYVNSTQTAQMGIILNALVGNFYEKGGLMPSASLQLGHLDLPSIENMPEKGARIDGAGVTGKYRTVEPSRGIAQITPQLVQQGLAKAVFICNYNPLRTAPDPEEQKKIKDAELVVSINIDWNETSYYAADYILPEHYYLERLEHPQAVSGHISHDNPQLALRQPVIKPMYDTKNTLDMLKGIADAMGHKDLYPFTIEQEVEAAIAPLGITFEQLKKAGTLEFPATVKPGFPMKKGKPALPTLTGKIQFSADLFKIDGKLGIPVWVPPLVEPDPKNDHEFRLIHGKQPWHSHAMTTNIEHLMKLSEKYQGTFMWLNASRAKKLGIKTGDTVTVKSKIAQKKVQVKVTELLHPEAAWLPSTYGGFSPKNRTANGVGVNFNDFIPIMVDPLSGSTMAQEVVVTVAKEGN
- a CDS encoding rhodanese-like domain-containing protein, which gives rise to MKLFGKKILFLLAGTMLIFTGGCGTEQNSTKVQPKVNGQSDELNVFSVVQQTAVAYLKKPVESITAEEIFEKMILNYDSSYFIVDVRDTAAFAAGHIEGSVNIPYSMTADPNQIANLPKDKKILVICYSGHTASQTAALWNMLGYDAVPMVNGMGGWTSDADLGTPLPQKTFDYEVEATETKAGNHKLPAPATKKYSDETAAILGSADDYLKTGLPPIMKPAAIQESIKNKSNGLLLVDLRPSNEYVAGHIPGAINIAYESLAELEQLKKLSPEKKIVLIDHDGTMSSKAARILNMLGYEAYAMKDGMRVWTSNAEINGILPITNEKVKDYPLKQLNTKLETETGAASCG
- a CDS encoding NCS2 family permease, with protein sequence MKNFFQFAERNTNYKQETLAGITIFLSMAYILVVNPLILSQAGMDKGAVFTATALSAIIGSLLIGLLANFPIGIAPSMGLNSFFTFTVSIGMGVKWEVALTGVFIAGVLFVILSLLKIREKIINVIPQDLKHAIAAGIGFFVAFIGLKNAGIIVGSEATFVSIGNLTSGPVLLALFGFIVSVIMMVRGISGGIFYGMVIATIVGIFTGLIEKPTAIVGSVPDISPTFGVVFNHLGDIFSPDVLAVIFTFLFVAFFDTAGALIAVASQAGLMKDNKIPNAGRALLADAGSAVAGAVLGTSTTASFVESSAGIAVGGRTGFTSVIIAACFGVAMLFSPILSVITPEVTAPALIIVGALMATEISKINWSNLAVIIPSFVTIIMMPLTFSVATGIALGFILYPLMMLGMGKLREVHPIMYVLGFLFVGYFIYV
- a CDS encoding CBS domain-containing protein, which translates into the protein MAVIQNEKRSERFEVAFNQIHRWMQRNSRNETTDKFSELLRINYPRHSIIRKYYHDLKMYGRLRNSLVHDKIALDFYIAEPHEKVVEKIEMIASQVSDPKNSLEIATRPVFYFKEDTSLVDVLKIIQKRAYSQFPVYDDNGFKWLLTSNCIAQWLASNLLEGGRTIEDAKISDLEYLHSKRFVEFAPKNSDIFSVEDIFEKYHLENRKLEAVVITENGKASERPIGIITPWDLVEIDALD
- a CDS encoding nucleotide-binding protein, with protein sequence MKKGADITIITGHFGSGKTEISINLALEARKTNARTAVADLDIVNPYYRARDARNIFEQNGIELIAPAERLAAADLPIVPGDMSRVIYDPAYKLIVDAGGDKDGATALGQFYNDWNEMKPEVLFILNANRPYVSTLEGAVETLQKIESASRLKITGIINNSNVGSETTLQDVEKGLILSRELSDTLGIPLLYTMVPQHLSAESLGIETESPVKVITRYLKLPWEI
- a CDS encoding 4Fe-4S binding protein, whose translation is MEQRVVFNEETCKSCKLCVNACPTNVIYLADYLNEKGYRPAVVTDQENCISCGKCAQMCPDSVITVYRPEKVRKSV